From the genome of Nakamurella flavida, one region includes:
- a CDS encoding FAD-dependent monooxygenase → MPRPSVLISGASVTGTTLAHWLGRYGFATTVVERFDQLREEGHNVDVRGAGREVLRRMGLEDAALAENTGETGTVFVDDDGAPIASFAASTDDTTGATAELEILRGRLAGLIHDTTTADTEYLFGDRIADLQDTADGVEVTFASGATRRFDLVLVAEGVNSRTRRFVSGAPARRYLGMYCAYLTIPRTAEDDDTWRWYNALGGRSVNLRPDNVGTTRALLNFLSDTRGIDQLDRDGQVTILRRVFADAGWAAPRVLAALDDAPFYFEDLAQVHLDRWSRGRVALAGDAAHCASPVSGMGTTLGVTGAYVLATEIARATRGDTVDHRAAFDRYEEILRPYVAKAQKLPPGVPGVANPRTRRGRALFRTALRVAASAPARKIGSLGGRYFTPPADDFVLPDVVTGRLASAAG, encoded by the coding sequence GTGCCCCGTCCGTCCGTCCTCATCTCCGGTGCCAGCGTCACCGGGACGACCCTGGCCCACTGGCTCGGTCGGTACGGCTTCGCCACCACGGTGGTCGAACGCTTCGACCAGCTGCGGGAGGAGGGGCATAACGTCGATGTCCGCGGCGCCGGCCGCGAGGTGCTCCGCCGGATGGGCCTCGAGGACGCCGCCCTGGCCGAGAACACCGGCGAGACCGGCACCGTGTTCGTCGACGACGACGGCGCGCCCATCGCCTCCTTCGCCGCGTCCACCGACGACACCACGGGCGCGACGGCCGAACTCGAGATCCTGCGGGGCCGCCTCGCCGGGTTGATCCACGACACCACCACGGCTGACACCGAGTACCTGTTCGGCGACCGGATCGCCGATCTGCAGGACACGGCCGACGGGGTCGAGGTCACCTTCGCCTCCGGCGCCACCCGGCGCTTCGACCTGGTGCTGGTGGCCGAGGGGGTCAACTCCCGCACCCGCCGGTTCGTGTCGGGCGCTCCGGCGCGGCGGTACCTGGGCATGTACTGCGCGTACCTGACGATCCCGCGGACCGCCGAGGACGACGACACCTGGCGCTGGTACAACGCTCTCGGCGGTCGCAGTGTCAACCTCCGGCCGGACAACGTGGGCACCACCCGGGCGTTGCTCAACTTCCTGTCCGACACCCGCGGCATCGACCAGCTCGATCGCGACGGCCAGGTCACCATCCTGCGGCGGGTGTTCGCCGATGCCGGGTGGGCCGCGCCGCGGGTGCTGGCCGCCCTGGACGACGCACCGTTCTACTTCGAGGACCTGGCCCAGGTCCACCTCGACCGATGGAGCCGCGGCCGGGTCGCCCTCGCCGGCGACGCCGCGCACTGCGCCTCCCCGGTCAGCGGCATGGGCACCACCCTCGGAGTGACCGGCGCCTACGTGCTCGCCACCGAGATCGCCCGCGCCACCCGGGGTGACACCGTCGACCACCGCGCGGCCTTCGACCGCTACGAGGAGATCCTGCGGCCGTACGTGGCCAAGGCGCAGAAGCTGCCGCCGGGGGTGCCCGGCGTCGCCAACCCGCGCACCCGCCGGGGGCGCGCGCTGTTCCGGACGGCTCTGCGCGTCGCGGCCAGTGCACCGGCCCGCAAGATCGGCAGCCTGGGCGGGCGGTACTTCACCCCGCCCGCCGACGACTTCGTCCTGCCGGACGTCGTCACCGGCCGGCTCGCGTCGGCGGCCGGCTGA
- a CDS encoding DUF3592 domain-containing protein produces MSAPRTSPPAGAATPDGPPGADAAARPRRDRPVRPAWSWAARVVALLGVAVVVMVVALGVGMRLDDAAIDRNPGTATATVLSVSPLRTGIEFVEGGGLTVRPTTGVLYPGLLSVGQQFLVEYSTQDPTVVRVAGRTAAVGTLPLVFTLLGTVAVAGPTVWLFRRRSGRPLW; encoded by the coding sequence GTGTCGGCTCCGAGGACGTCCCCGCCCGCAGGTGCGGCGACCCCGGACGGTCCGCCCGGAGCGGATGCCGCGGCTCGGCCCCGGCGGGACCGACCCGTCCGCCCGGCCTGGTCGTGGGCCGCCCGGGTGGTCGCACTGCTCGGTGTCGCGGTCGTCGTGATGGTGGTGGCCCTGGGGGTCGGCATGCGCCTGGACGACGCGGCGATCGACCGGAACCCCGGGACGGCGACCGCCACGGTGCTGTCGGTCTCGCCGTTGCGCACCGGGATCGAGTTCGTCGAGGGTGGCGGGCTGACCGTGCGGCCCACCACGGGTGTCCTGTACCCGGGGCTCCTCTCCGTCGGGCAGCAGTTCCTCGTCGAGTACTCCACCCAGGATCCGACCGTGGTCCGGGTGGCCGGGCGGACCGCTGCCGTCGGCACGCTGCCCCTGGTGTTCACGCTCCTGGGCACGGTGGCCGTCGCCGGCCCGACCGTCTGGCTGTTCCGCCGGCGGTCCGGGCGCCCGCTCTGGTGA
- a CDS encoding ABC transporter substrate-binding protein: MVLPHAPIRTPPSTDSSWSRRRFLQTGSGLAAAGLLAACGSNTGREGATTVAAAGSGTGAATKPTLSQWYHQYGEAGTQQAVERYAAAYPDATVSVQWSPGDYDKKVAAALLTDSGPDVFEAGNGPSIDQIQSGQVVELTGILGDAAGDFTPSLIERMTWQGKLYGVPQVIDMQLLVYRKSLLEAAGLQPPTTFDELEAAAAALTTADVKGLFVGNDGGAGVLPGPVMWSVGADYLTADNQIGFTDPLVAEALGRLHGLFTSGSLLLGAPADWSDPSALVDGLTAMQWTGLWTLPALQEGLGDDFGVLPWPAYSATVGAGSVPIGAYGSAVSAKSTNPDAAKAFVKYLWVDRTEDQIDWAQSYGFHIPARTSLADQAEGLKSGPAADAVTLVEQNGHAQTPLLWTPASGTALSDAVTRIIKDGSDPAAEMATVAQTVQAELDRVAG, translated from the coding sequence GTGGTCCTCCCCCACGCCCCCATCCGAACCCCCCCGTCCACGGACTCGTCCTGGAGCCGACGTCGGTTCCTGCAGACCGGGTCCGGCCTCGCCGCCGCCGGCCTCCTCGCGGCCTGCGGCTCGAACACCGGGCGCGAGGGCGCCACGACCGTCGCCGCCGCGGGATCGGGCACGGGGGCGGCCACGAAGCCCACGCTGTCGCAGTGGTACCACCAGTACGGCGAGGCCGGGACGCAGCAGGCGGTCGAGCGGTACGCCGCCGCCTACCCCGATGCCACCGTGTCGGTGCAGTGGTCCCCCGGCGACTACGACAAGAAGGTCGCCGCGGCGCTGCTCACCGACTCCGGCCCGGACGTCTTCGAGGCGGGGAACGGGCCGTCCATCGACCAGATCCAGAGCGGTCAGGTCGTCGAGCTGACCGGCATCCTCGGCGACGCGGCGGGCGACTTCACCCCGTCGCTCATCGAGCGGATGACCTGGCAGGGCAAGCTGTACGGGGTCCCGCAGGTGATCGACATGCAGTTGCTGGTCTACCGCAAGAGCCTGCTGGAGGCGGCCGGGCTGCAGCCGCCCACGACCTTCGACGAGCTCGAGGCGGCCGCGGCCGCACTGACCACCGCCGACGTCAAGGGCCTGTTCGTCGGGAACGACGGTGGCGCCGGGGTACTGCCCGGGCCGGTGATGTGGTCGGTCGGCGCGGACTACCTGACCGCGGACAACCAGATCGGGTTCACCGACCCACTGGTCGCCGAGGCCCTGGGCCGGTTGCACGGCCTGTTCACCAGCGGCTCGCTGCTGCTCGGCGCCCCCGCCGACTGGTCCGATCCGTCCGCCCTCGTCGACGGGCTCACCGCCATGCAGTGGACCGGGCTGTGGACCCTTCCGGCACTGCAGGAGGGCCTGGGTGACGATTTCGGGGTGCTGCCCTGGCCCGCCTACAGCGCGACCGTGGGCGCCGGTTCGGTGCCGATCGGCGCCTACGGGTCGGCGGTCAGCGCGAAGTCGACGAACCCGGACGCGGCCAAGGCCTTCGTGAAGTACCTCTGGGTGGACCGGACCGAGGACCAGATCGACTGGGCGCAGAGCTACGGCTTCCACATCCCGGCCCGCACCAGCCTGGCCGACCAGGCCGAGGGCCTCAAGAGCGGCCCGGCCGCCGACGCGGTCACCCTGGTCGAGCAGAACGGTCATGCCCAGACCCCGCTGCTGTGGACCCCGGCCAGCGGCACCGCCCTGAGCGATGCCGTCACCCGGATCATCAAGGACGGCTCCGATCCGGCCGCGGAGATGGCGACCGTCGCCCAGACGGTCCAGGCCGAACTCGACCGGGTCGCCGGGTGA
- a CDS encoding MarR family winged helix-turn-helix transcriptional regulator produces MTLAVRDVMHASREMTNRIARTQGRNTTDVTALELLDMLGPMSPGELADHLGIRTASATLLVDRLESSGVVRREVHPTDRRRVLVHLEAAGRAESFHFWVPVITAMDAAARSLPADEQSVVRGYLQALSSVMQRQPRDAPDVVPHPDVAHPDDATGADRSPPPSV; encoded by the coding sequence GTGACGCTCGCCGTCCGCGACGTCATGCACGCGTCGCGGGAGATGACCAACCGCATCGCCCGCACCCAGGGCCGCAACACCACCGACGTGACGGCCCTGGAGCTGCTGGACATGCTGGGCCCGATGAGCCCCGGGGAACTGGCCGATCACCTGGGTATCCGCACCGCGTCGGCGACCCTGCTGGTCGACCGGCTGGAGAGCAGTGGCGTCGTCCGGCGGGAGGTGCACCCGACCGACCGACGCCGCGTCCTCGTGCATCTGGAGGCGGCCGGGCGCGCGGAGTCGTTCCACTTCTGGGTCCCGGTCATCACCGCGATGGATGCCGCCGCGCGGTCGCTGCCGGCGGACGAGCAGTCCGTCGTGCGGGGATACCTGCAGGCCCTGAGCTCCGTCATGCAGCGACAACCGCGCGATGCACCCGATGTCGTCCCGCACCCGGACGTGGCCCACCCGGACGACGCGACGGGGGCGGACCGGAGCCCGCCCCCGTCGGTCTGA
- a CDS encoding alkene reductase, giving the protein MDLFSPVTLGSLELRNKVAMAPLTRMRSSVDGVPGELVADYYAQRAGLGLIVTEGTYPSAESRGYPGQPGIVTPEQAAGWARVADAVHERGGVVVMQVMSAGRVSHTDVTGTDRIVAPSAIAIDGEVHTPAGKAPYPVPHALTTAELDTVKQEFVDAARRAVDAGLDGVEVHGANGYLLHEFLSPASNQRTDGYGGSPAERARFVLEVTTAVAAEIGAGRVGIRLSPAHNIQDVAETDTADVTATYGALVDGLAPLGLAYLSILHKDPASELVRELATRFGGPVMMNTGFAEMTTREEAHHLIDSDLADVVAVGRPVIANADLVERWAGGHPENDPNPDTFYGGGAEGYTDYPRLSA; this is encoded by the coding sequence GTGGATCTGTTCTCCCCCGTCACCCTCGGCTCCCTGGAGCTGCGCAACAAGGTCGCGATGGCCCCCCTGACCCGGATGCGCTCCAGCGTGGACGGCGTCCCGGGCGAGCTCGTCGCCGACTACTACGCCCAGCGCGCCGGCCTCGGCCTGATCGTCACCGAGGGCACCTACCCCAGCGCGGAATCGCGGGGGTATCCGGGCCAGCCCGGCATCGTCACGCCGGAGCAGGCCGCCGGGTGGGCCCGCGTGGCGGACGCCGTGCACGAGCGTGGCGGCGTCGTCGTCATGCAGGTGATGAGTGCCGGACGGGTGTCGCACACCGACGTCACCGGGACCGATCGCATCGTGGCCCCGAGCGCGATCGCCATCGACGGCGAGGTGCACACCCCGGCCGGCAAGGCTCCGTACCCGGTGCCGCACGCCCTGACCACCGCCGAGCTCGACACCGTCAAGCAGGAGTTCGTGGACGCCGCCCGGCGTGCGGTGGACGCCGGCCTCGACGGGGTGGAGGTGCACGGTGCCAACGGGTACCTGCTGCACGAGTTCCTGTCCCCGGCGTCCAACCAGCGCACCGACGGGTACGGCGGCAGCCCCGCCGAGCGCGCCCGGTTCGTGCTGGAGGTCACCACGGCGGTGGCCGCCGAGATCGGCGCGGGACGCGTGGGGATCCGCCTGTCCCCCGCGCACAACATCCAGGACGTCGCGGAGACCGACACCGCCGATGTCACGGCGACCTACGGGGCGCTCGTCGACGGCCTGGCCCCGCTGGGCCTGGCCTACCTGAGCATCCTGCACAAGGACCCGGCATCCGAGCTGGTCCGCGAGCTGGCCACCCGCTTCGGGGGCCCGGTGATGATGAACACCGGCTTCGCCGAGATGACCACGCGCGAGGAGGCCCACCACCTCATCGACTCCGACCTGGCCGACGTGGTCGCCGTCGGCCGTCCGGTCATCGCCAACGCCGATCTCGTCGAGCGCTGGGCCGGCGGCCACCCGGAGAACGACCCGAACCCGGACACCTTCTACGGCGGCGGCGCCGAGGGCTACACCGACTACCCGCGCCTGTCCGCCTGA
- a CDS encoding carbohydrate ABC transporter permease has product MTAAPEPRAAARPGLRRRLAGDQNRTLWFWAFVGPFFLGLLVFVYVPMGWSIWLSFYEARNTVTPTVFVGLDNYRDMLTDPAFLSSLGTFVVFAAFIVPLTLAVSLGLALMLNRVGVLRTFFRSVYFLPTACSYVVGALIWKLSIFNGVRFGLANTLMRAVGIEPVAWLSVTQPPWYWLVIVSLRLWLQVGFFMILFLAGLQRIPPVLYEAAAVDGAKPGWQTFRYITFPQLRATSVAILVLLLINAFQAFDEFYNLLANAGASGGGGYPPYARPPLVYLYYIALGNQQDFGHGSAGAVILAALIAVVTVLQAKFLGFGRRGDQ; this is encoded by the coding sequence GTGACCGCGGCGCCGGAGCCCCGGGCGGCGGCGCGACCGGGCCTGCGGCGTCGCCTGGCCGGCGATCAGAACCGCACGCTGTGGTTCTGGGCCTTCGTGGGCCCGTTCTTCCTCGGCCTGCTGGTGTTCGTCTACGTCCCGATGGGCTGGAGCATCTGGCTCAGCTTCTACGAGGCGCGGAACACGGTGACCCCCACCGTGTTCGTGGGGCTGGACAACTACCGGGACATGCTGACCGACCCGGCGTTCCTGTCCAGCCTCGGGACGTTCGTGGTCTTCGCCGCGTTCATCGTGCCGCTGACCTTGGCGGTGTCGCTGGGCCTCGCGCTGATGCTGAACCGGGTCGGAGTGCTGCGCACCTTCTTCCGCTCGGTGTACTTCCTGCCCACCGCGTGCTCCTACGTCGTGGGGGCGCTGATCTGGAAGCTCTCCATCTTCAACGGAGTGCGCTTCGGCCTGGCCAACACGCTGATGCGCGCCGTGGGCATCGAGCCGGTGGCCTGGCTCTCGGTGACCCAACCTCCCTGGTACTGGCTGGTCATCGTCTCCCTGCGGCTGTGGCTGCAGGTCGGGTTCTTCATGATCCTCTTCCTGGCCGGGCTGCAGCGGATCCCGCCCGTGCTGTACGAGGCGGCCGCGGTCGACGGTGCGAAACCGGGCTGGCAGACGTTCCGGTACATCACCTTCCCGCAGTTGCGGGCCACCTCGGTGGCCATCCTGGTGCTGCTGCTCATCAACGCGTTCCAGGCGTTCGACGAGTTCTACAACCTGCTGGCGAACGCCGGCGCCTCGGGCGGCGGCGGGTATCCGCCCTACGCCCGGCCGCCGCTGGTCTACCTGTACTACATCGCGCTGGGCAACCAGCAGGACTTCGGGCACGGCAGCGCGGGGGCGGTCATCCTGGCCGCCCTCATCGCCGTGGTCACCGTGCTGCAGGCCAAGTTCCTCGGCTTCGGTCGGCGGGGGGACCAGTGA
- a CDS encoding demethylmenaquinone methyltransferase, translated as MGRAGLEKQPQQVAAMFDAVAERYDRTNTLLSFGQDRRWRRLSVRALGLTPGQRVLDVAAGTAVSTQALTQTGAWCVASDFSLGMLRASRHLQIPRVAGDALRLPFADGAFDAVTISFGLRNVVDVPAALAEFARVTRPGGQLLVCEFSHARPAPVAAVYRWYLHHVLPRLARRVSSNAEAYLYLQETIDAWPDQAGLARLMTTAGWGEVAWRNLTFGVVALHHAVRS; from the coding sequence ATGGGTAGGGCGGGTCTGGAGAAGCAGCCGCAGCAGGTTGCCGCGATGTTCGACGCGGTGGCGGAGCGGTACGACCGCACCAACACCCTGCTGTCGTTCGGGCAGGACCGGCGCTGGCGGCGGTTGAGCGTGCGGGCGCTGGGCCTGACCCCCGGCCAGCGGGTGCTCGACGTGGCGGCGGGTACGGCGGTGTCCACGCAGGCCCTCACCCAGACCGGCGCCTGGTGCGTGGCCAGCGACTTCTCGCTCGGCATGTTGCGCGCCTCCCGGCACCTGCAGATCCCCCGGGTGGCCGGTGACGCCCTGCGACTCCCGTTCGCCGACGGGGCGTTCGACGCGGTGACGATCTCCTTCGGCCTGCGCAACGTGGTGGACGTGCCGGCGGCGTTGGCCGAGTTCGCCCGGGTCACCCGGCCCGGTGGGCAACTCCTGGTCTGCGAGTTCTCCCACGCCCGCCCGGCCCCGGTGGCCGCGGTCTACCGCTGGTACCTGCACCACGTCCTGCCGCGGCTGGCCCGTCGGGTCTCCTCCAACGCCGAGGCCTACCTGTACCTGCAGGAGACCATCGACGCCTGGCCGGACCAGGCCGGCCTGGCCCGGTTGATGACCACGGCCGGCTGGGGCGAGGTCGCCTGGCGGAACCTCACGTTCGGGGTCGTCGCCCTGCACCACGCCGTCCGCAGCTGA
- a CDS encoding putative protein N(5)-glutamine methyltransferase, producing MDDHGMQVDAAVVATLRRAGCVFAEDEAALLVAEATSDGQLTEWVARRVDGEPLECILGWTAFCGMRIAVTAGVFVPRRRTEFLVERAVALVGPGAAVVDLCCGSGAVAAGIARQVESLVLFAVDLDPTAIACAERNLAGIGTALLGDLDDPLPRDLLGRVDVIVANAPYVPTGAIASMPPEARDHEARIALDGGSDGVDVHRRVAALAPRWLIPGGYLLVETSDRQADLTVQACVAAGLTAVVGRSDDIGATVVIARARLQS from the coding sequence ATGGACGATCACGGGATGCAGGTGGACGCGGCTGTCGTCGCGACCCTGCGTCGGGCCGGCTGCGTGTTCGCCGAGGACGAGGCCGCCCTGCTGGTCGCGGAGGCGACCTCGGACGGGCAGCTGACGGAGTGGGTGGCGCGCCGGGTCGACGGCGAACCGCTGGAGTGCATCCTGGGGTGGACCGCCTTCTGCGGGATGCGGATCGCCGTCACCGCCGGGGTTTTCGTCCCCCGCCGGCGCACCGAGTTCCTCGTCGAGCGGGCCGTCGCCCTCGTGGGCCCGGGTGCGGCGGTGGTCGATCTGTGCTGCGGGTCGGGTGCCGTCGCGGCCGGGATCGCCCGGCAGGTCGAGAGTCTCGTCCTGTTCGCCGTCGACCTGGACCCGACTGCGATCGCCTGCGCGGAACGCAATCTCGCCGGGATCGGTACCGCACTGCTCGGTGACCTCGACGACCCGCTGCCCCGTGACCTGCTCGGCCGGGTCGACGTGATCGTGGCGAACGCCCCCTACGTGCCGACCGGGGCGATCGCGTCGATGCCGCCGGAGGCCCGGGATCACGAGGCCCGGATCGCCCTGGACGGCGGGTCCGACGGCGTGGACGTGCACCGCCGGGTCGCCGCCCTGGCCCCCCGGTGGCTGATCCCGGGGGGGTATCTGCTCGTCGAGACCAGCGACCGGCAGGCCGATCTCACCGTGCAGGCCTGCGTGGCGGCGGGCCTGACCGCAGTCGTGGGGCGATCCGATGACATCGGCGCCACCGTGGTGATCGCCCGAGCCCGGCTGCAGTCCTGA
- a CDS encoding carbohydrate ABC transporter permease has protein sequence MPRHPGAGPRGRAERVGAALRLITLSAGAVLFLVPFYLLVRNGLSTNRDITAPGWTFFPTTLHFENISTLFADPAVPMLRSMVNSLVISTVQTLGTLVVSALAGYGLARIPYRYANVVFGLILATLLIPAAVTFVPTFVLVSTLGWVSDLQGLIIPGLFQALATFLFRQWFLNFPQDLEDAGRVDGLGYFGVFRRIVVPNSAAFIAAIGTITFIGSWNAFLWPLVIAQDSDSWTVQVAVSTFLTAQTVNLSQLFVAALFSILPMLLVFLGLQRFIVQGVQSTGSTG, from the coding sequence GTGCCGCGACACCCCGGGGCGGGCCCGCGCGGCCGGGCCGAGCGGGTCGGCGCGGCCCTGCGCCTGATCACCCTGTCCGCGGGTGCCGTGCTGTTCCTCGTGCCGTTCTACCTGCTGGTGCGCAACGGCCTGTCGACCAACCGCGACATCACCGCGCCGGGGTGGACCTTCTTCCCGACCACGCTGCACTTCGAGAACATCTCCACCCTCTTCGCCGACCCGGCGGTGCCCATGCTGCGCAGCATGGTCAACTCGCTGGTCATCTCCACCGTGCAGACCCTGGGCACGCTGGTGGTGTCGGCGTTGGCCGGGTACGGGCTGGCCCGGATCCCCTACCGGTACGCCAATGTCGTCTTCGGGCTCATCCTGGCCACCCTGCTCATCCCGGCCGCGGTCACCTTCGTGCCGACCTTCGTGCTGGTCTCCACCCTGGGCTGGGTGTCCGACCTGCAGGGGCTGATCATCCCCGGCCTGTTCCAGGCGCTGGCGACATTCCTGTTCCGCCAGTGGTTCCTGAACTTCCCGCAGGACCTGGAGGACGCCGGTCGGGTCGACGGCCTGGGCTACTTCGGGGTGTTCCGCCGCATCGTGGTCCCCAACTCCGCGGCGTTCATCGCCGCGATCGGCACCATCACCTTCATCGGCAGCTGGAACGCGTTCCTCTGGCCGCTGGTCATCGCGCAGGACTCCGACTCCTGGACGGTGCAGGTCGCGGTGTCGACCTTCCTCACCGCGCAGACGGTCAACCTGTCCCAGCTGTTCGTCGCCGCGCTGTTCTCCATCCTGCCCATGCTGCTGGTGTTCCTGGGCCTGCAGCGGTTCATCGTGCAGGGCGTGCAGAGCACGGGGTCGACCGGCTGA
- a CDS encoding NADH-quinone oxidoreductase subunit A yields MTSSYLPILILLVVAGGFAVTSATFVTDALGPRRFNRAKLDAYECGIQPTPLPVGSAGRFPVKFYLTAMLFIVFDVEIIFLYPWAQSAIPLGVFGLVEIGLFMITVGAVYVYVWRRGGLDWD; encoded by the coding sequence ATGACGAGCTCTTATTTGCCGATCCTGATCCTGCTCGTCGTGGCGGGCGGATTCGCCGTGACCTCGGCGACGTTCGTGACGGACGCGCTGGGACCGCGCCGGTTCAACCGCGCCAAGCTGGACGCCTACGAGTGCGGGATCCAGCCGACCCCGCTGCCGGTGGGCAGCGCGGGGCGTTTCCCCGTCAAGTTCTATCTGACGGCCATGCTCTTCATCGTCTTCGACGTGGAGATCATCTTCCTGTACCCGTGGGCGCAGTCCGCGATCCCGCTGGGTGTCTTCGGTCTTGTCGAGATCGGCCTGTTCATGATCACCGTCGGCGCCGTCTACGTGTACGTGTGGCGCCGCGGCGGACTGGACTGGGACTGA
- a CDS encoding geranylgeranyl reductase family protein yields MTVHQLHPSDTTADVIVVGAGPAGSTVATYLARSGVDVLLLEKSVFPREKVCGDGITPRGVKQVLALGIDVSGPDWMKNKGLRVVGAGRSVELDWPTLQDYPDFGLVRTRRDFDGMLAELAVKAGARLHTGTTVSGPIRDEATGRITGVTATVRDADEVADNAGRSGKGAKREMTFHAPLVIAADGVSARVALGMGIAKRDDRPLGVAVRRYYTSPRTHDDYLESHLELWDRSNARSPKLLPGYGWIFGLGDGTVNVGLGMLNSSSAFGKTDYRALLKTWLDGTPEEWGLREENAIGGIGGAALPMGFNRTPHYADGLLLIGDSGGAVNPFNGEGIAYAMESAALAADSVLQALGRPEGISREAALHGYATAMTDHLGSYYRLGGVFSTLIGHPKIMQAATRLGLPRKHLMYLVLKLLAGLYDNRDGDWADRVVRGLTKIAPTV; encoded by the coding sequence ATGACCGTGCACCAGCTCCACCCCTCGGACACCACCGCCGACGTGATCGTCGTCGGTGCCGGTCCCGCGGGCTCCACGGTGGCCACGTACCTGGCCCGCAGCGGCGTCGACGTCCTGCTGCTGGAGAAGTCGGTGTTCCCGCGCGAGAAGGTCTGCGGCGACGGCATCACCCCGCGCGGCGTGAAGCAGGTGCTGGCCCTGGGCATCGACGTCTCCGGCCCGGACTGGATGAAGAACAAGGGCCTGCGGGTCGTCGGTGCCGGTCGCTCGGTCGAGCTCGACTGGCCCACCCTGCAGGACTATCCCGATTTCGGGCTGGTCCGCACCCGTCGCGACTTCGACGGCATGCTCGCCGAACTGGCCGTCAAGGCCGGCGCCCGGTTGCACACCGGCACCACCGTCTCCGGCCCGATCCGGGACGAGGCCACCGGCCGCATCACCGGGGTCACCGCCACCGTCCGGGACGCCGACGAGGTGGCCGACAACGCCGGCCGGTCCGGCAAGGGCGCCAAGCGGGAGATGACCTTCCACGCCCCGCTGGTCATCGCGGCCGACGGGGTGTCCGCCCGGGTCGCCCTGGGCATGGGCATCGCCAAGCGCGACGACCGTCCGCTCGGGGTGGCCGTCCGGCGCTACTACACCAGCCCTCGCACGCACGACGACTACCTGGAATCGCACCTGGAGCTCTGGGACCGCAGCAACGCGCGGTCGCCGAAGCTCCTGCCGGGTTACGGCTGGATCTTCGGCCTGGGCGACGGCACGGTCAACGTCGGGCTGGGCATGCTGAACTCCTCGTCGGCGTTCGGCAAGACCGACTACCGCGCCCTGCTGAAGACCTGGCTCGACGGCACCCCGGAGGAGTGGGGGCTGCGCGAGGAGAACGCCATCGGCGGCATCGGGGGAGCCGCACTGCCGATGGGCTTCAACCGCACCCCGCACTACGCCGACGGACTGCTGCTCATCGGTGATTCCGGTGGGGCGGTCAATCCGTTCAACGGCGAGGGCATCGCCTACGCGATGGAGTCCGCCGCCCTGGCCGCTGATTCGGTGCTCCAGGCGCTCGGCCGGCCGGAGGGGATCAGCCGCGAGGCGGCCCTGCACGGTTACGCCACCGCGATGACCGATCACCTGGGTTCCTACTACCGGTTGGGCGGGGTGTTCTCCACCCTGATCGGCCACCCGAAGATCATGCAGGCCGCCACCCGGCTCGGCCTGCCCCGCAAACACCTCATGTACCTGGTCCTCAAGCTGCTCGCGGGTCTGTACGACAACCGCGACGGTGACTGGGCCGACCGTGTCGTCCGTGGATTGACCAAGATCGCACCCACCGTGTAG
- a CDS encoding NuoB/complex I 20 kDa subunit family protein has translation MGLEEKLPSGVLLTSVEKLVNWTRKASLFPATFGLACCAIEMMTTGAPRYDLGRFGMEVFRASPRQADLMIVAGRVSQKMAPVLRQIYDQMAEPKWVLAMGVCASSGGMFNNYAIVQGVDHIVPVDMYLPGCPPRPEMLIDAILKLHAKILDEPLGPVRAGELAGERTDLVASSVRYGKGRELPVGAPGWHA, from the coding sequence ATGGGTCTTGAGGAGAAGCTGCCCAGTGGTGTGTTGCTGACGAGCGTGGAGAAGTTGGTGAACTGGACGCGCAAGGCGTCGCTGTTCCCCGCCACGTTCGGCCTCGCGTGCTGCGCCATCGAGATGATGACGACCGGAGCCCCCCGGTACGACCTGGGTCGGTTCGGCATGGAGGTGTTCCGCGCCTCGCCGCGGCAGGCCGACCTGATGATCGTGGCCGGCCGGGTCAGCCAGAAGATGGCGCCGGTGCTCCGGCAGATCTACGACCAGATGGCCGAACCGAAATGGGTGCTGGCCATGGGGGTCTGTGCGTCCTCCGGCGGCATGTTCAACAACTACGCGATCGTCCAGGGTGTCGATCACATCGTCCCGGTGGACATGTACCTCCCGGGCTGCCCGCCGCGGCCGGAGATGCTCATCGACGCCATCCTCAAGCTGCACGCCAAGATCTTGGACGAGCCGCTCGGGCCGGTTCGGGCCGGCGAGCTCGCCGGAGAGCGCACCGATCTCGTGGCCTCCTCCGTGCGGTACGGCAAGGGGCGCGAGCTGCCCGTCGGCGCCCCGGGATGGCACGCGTGA